The sequence GGTATAACCACTAATAAGCATTCCAAGACCGGAACTGTTCATAAACTTAACTTCGGACAGATCAATAATTACATGCAGCTTCTTTTCTTCAACCAGTTTGTGCAGAATATCGCTCAGTTCAGCAGCTTCGGGTCCGCCCATAACGTTGCCCTTCAGCTCTACAACTACTGCTCCGTACTGTTCGTTGGTTTTGATTTTCATGAATGCTCCTATTTATTAACTGATTAAATTTACTCTATTAGGCCAATTTTTGCAAGCAAATTAAAAGATTTTGTTGTTATTTTTATAGAATTCAGATAATTTTTGGCTGAACAATAAAAAAAATAGCTGCGGGAAATTTTTCACATTATTTATTGGATAAATTTCTTAGTTTTAAGCAGCAGGTTTCTTTCAGGGGGCCGGAGGAGGTACGGGGTATTCTGTCTCAACGGAACAATAATTAATAAGTAGCGTCTAAATTAATGGATTTAACAAAAGATGAAGTCGGCCTGAGTCACGGTTCAGCATCAAATACAGATGATGACTTTGCGCTGATAAAAAGATTTATTGACGGGGATGAATCCTCCTTCAGGGTGCTGGTTTTAAGGCATAAGGACAAGGTGCGGAATCTTGTGTTTCTGACCGTGGGCAACCGTGAGATGGTGGACGATATCTCGCAGGACGTATTTATTACTGTTTTTAACAAGCTGAAAAGTTTCCGCTTTGAGTCGCAGTTTACAACCTGGCTTTACAGGATTACCGTGAACAAGTGCAAGGATCAGCTGAGAAAACAGCGCATCAGGAGCATTTTTGTTCCGATGAAGGATACCGAAGAGGAATTAGGCGGCATGAGGCATGAAGCCGAGTACGTGGATACTACGGAGATTGTGCAGCAGGCCATACAAAAGCTGCCTGAAAAGCTGAGGGTGCCTCTTCTCATGAGGGAAATTGACGGCCAGAGCTATAAGGAAATTGCCGATTCTTTGGGATGTGAAGTGGGAACCATTAAGTCCAGGATCTTCAGAGCAAGAGAAAGCTTAAAATATCTGCTGCAGCCTTTTGAACGTGATTTGATGATATAAGATTTTTTTTGTTGTTTTCCTTCCTCTGTTCTGATTTATCTTTCTTTTTTCTGAAGACTTCTGCTTAAAAAAAGTGTTCCCTTATTATTCTTCCATTATGAAAGCTGACTATGGCAAAACAGAGCAAATATAATCTAAGAGGAATACTTTTCTCCAAAAAAGCCATGTCCCTGGCGGGTCTGATGGCACTTACAATTGCGCTTACGTTTTATTTTAAGGTAAATAAATTCCAGGATTTTTTTGAGGCGCAGAAAGGGAGCCTCTTAAGCTTTTACACCAAAAGCCTGAAGCCGCTTTTCTTAGGCCGTGAGGTCACAAACGAGGACATATTTAACTTTGCTTTTTATCATGAACTTCCACTCGACCGCCAGAACCGGCAGTATCTGCAGCTGGGAGTAGACACTTTGGGCAAGCAGTACGTGGAGTTCAGGGATGTTTCAGCGGTTCAGAAGACCAATAACCTGGAGGCATTCAGCAAAAACATGGAGCTGAACCCCCGGCAGCGCCATCAGATGGATTCTATTCTCAGTTCATACGGTGAAAAGATTAAGTCGCAGATACTTGTAAACGAGAACAATACAGTTGCCATAAATGAAAACCTCTGGAATCTTAACAAGGCCCTCTTAGCCGACCTGTTCATGTTTGCCTCAAAGGCCAACAGGGCGAAATTCAAAGAGATGGGTCCTTCCATGGCGGAGTTTACGGACAACCCGCAGCTCTCCCGGATGGTATCGGAGGTTAAGGAAGCTGACGTCAACCGTTTTATTTTCGTTACAAAAGACTCAATCTTCTCGCACGACTATAAATTTGACATGGAGCAGTACAGGAAGGATGCAAAGCAGTCGAAGCGTGATGCCGCGGAGACAGACAAGGACATCAAACTGCAGATGAAGTTTGAAAAAGACTACGCGAAGAACATGAAGAAAAACTCAAAGAAGCTTCCAGACAGGCAGTTTATGATCTACATGGATTCGACGCGTTTCCGCATCAGGGTGCCTGAAGTCCCCCCGGTTACTCCTGAAATCCCGGACATGGAAGAGATTGCAAAGCAGATTGAAATGGCCACAAGGCAGCTGAAACATTTTAATATAAAGATGAGACCTCCTGTTGTTCCCAACGGAAGGCACAGTAAGACGCCTCAGGTGCCTGATGTGCCGGCGGAGGATAAAGAGGAAGCCACAGACTATTTTGAACTGAATATTGATCTGCCGGACGTGGATTCAATTATTGAAGAAAGCCTGAAAAAAAGCGGATTTAATGAGGACGGGATTAAAAAACTCCGCCGGCATCCGGATTCGCCTTCGTACGTGCAGGGAGGGCTTGACAGCCTTAAGCGCCTGGAGCTAAGGGAAAGCATGAAGAAAGTAAGGGAAGAGCTTAAAAAACTTAAAAAAGTGAACAAACAAAAAACGGAAAACAGAGAGCCTTAAATAAATGCAAAATACACTCGCAAATAATGTAATTATAAAGAAACTGTTCCACTGGAGCAGCCAGCGCAAGCTGCAGAACGCAATGACACTGGCGGCTGTTCTGTTCCTCTTCAGGCTGGTTTTTCCTGATAACCTCAGCTACAGTCCGCTTTTTGTATGTCTGAGTGAAATCCTTGTAATTCTGACCTTTTACTTCAGCACGCTCTATGCCGGTGATTTTATTCAGGAGAAGAAGCTTTCGCCATTATCTATAATATTGAATGCCGGAATATTAAACGCGCTTATATTTTTTGTGCTCTCTGTGATCTCCCCGGTCTTTAATGAGATCTTCGGGCAGAATGGCGGCGGCAGCTTTATATATTCAATTGCTGCAATTTTTCTTGCATTCCTTTTTATTGTTGCAATGGCCTATAATTTTTCTGTTTTCAGGATGCTGTTCTTCCTGAAGCAGAAGCGCAACCCTTCATTCTACTTTAATACAATGGCGGGGTTTCTTGCTGCTACCTCCTTTGCCAGCACAATATCGTTTCTGCACGTTGAGTTTGCGGACTTCAAGACCGCTCTTATGATAGTTTCCATACTTTTAATTGCGCTTAATTCAATCAGGACATCATGGATTGCATTTCTTACCAAAAAGGAAAAGATGTATCTGCTCATTATTTCAGTTGTGCTTTCAATCCTCTTCGGCGTCAATATAGGCCTCAGCAATTCAGGCAGCCTGTTCGTTACGCAGGCTCTTACGGAGTTTTCACCCGCGCTTCATGAGTTCCTTGTGCTCATGATGACATACGGATGCATATATTTCAGCGTTGTATTCTTTACAACACTTTTCCACATGCCGACAGCTGAAGCCTTCGACCGCAAGGCTCAGGAGGTCTCATCGCTCATGGATTTAAGCCGCCTGATGACGCAGGTATTTGACTTTAAGGAGCTGGCTGAGACCGTAACGGATATTACAATAAAGGTATGCAACAGCGACTCGGCCTGGCTGGTCTCGGGCGAGAACGGCGAGCTTAATTTGAACGCGGTTAAAAACATAGGCTACGTTGAGGCCGATAAAATTACCTCTACCTTAAGCCGGAAGTACGGGCTTAAGAATATAAAAAATGTTAAAACAATTTCACTCGATCAGCTGAAGCATAAAGATCCTTCCACAGAGGAGTTCAGTACGGACTTCCGCCTTCTGGCGGTTTCCCCCTTAAAAGTGCACGATGAGGTAAACGGGTACCTTATTGCCGCCAGGAAAAGCGAAGACCCCTTTGACGACGACGACCAGAAGTCGATTGGGGCATTTGCAGATTATGCCGCCGTTGCAATTGAAAACGCAAAGCTCCTGGCTGAAAGCCTGGAAAAGGAAAGGATGGAAAAAGAGCTGGACGTGGCGCGTGAAATACAGTATAAGATTCTGCCGGACAAGACCCCCGAGCTTGAAAATATGAAGGTTTCGGCTCTTTTTGTCCCGGCCTTTGAAGTCGGGGGCGACTACTACGATTTCTTCAGGCTTACGGGCGACCGTCTGGGTTTTGTTATAGCCGACGTTTCGGGAAAAGGGATTCCCGCGGCTTTTATAATGGCGGAGGTTAAGGGCATTTTTGAGTCTCTGGCAAGGCTCATAGACAGTCCCAAAGAGGTGCTTGTAAAAGCCAATCAGGTCTTAAGGCACAGCCTGGATAAGAAGAGTTTTGTAACGGTTGAATACGGAATAATAGATACAAAAACCGGGACCCTATTTTTCTCGAGGGCCGGGCATTCACCGGTTCTTCTTGTAAGAAACGGTACGATTGAGGAACTTAAGCCGTGCGGAATGGGCCTGGGGCTTGATTTCTCGCCTAATTTTGCAAATTCACTTGAAGAAGTTGAGATTAAATTAAAAGAAAATGATATATTGCTGCTCTATACAGACGGAATTCCTGAATCGAAGAACGCATTTCTGGAAGATTTCGGCTATGAAAGGTTTAATAAAGTCATTCTTGAGAACCTGGATGCTCCGATAGATCTGATCTCAAAGAGGATCATGAAGGAAGTTGCCGTATTCTCTCAGGGAAAACCGCAGCATGATGATATAACTCTGGTAATTTTTAAGTGGACAAAATAAAACTAAATAAATCGGGAGAGGTTGAATGGTAGATTTTAATGTGGAGACGCGCGAAAACAGTCATGTAAATGTCGTCAATTTGCATGGCTATCTCGATGCACACACAGCACCTGAACTGGAGGATGTTTTCACAAAACTAATAGATAATAAAAGATACAAAGTTGTCGTGAACTTTGAAGATCTTGCTTACATAAGCAGTGCCGGACTCGGCGTTTTTATGGCATACGTCGAGACCATGCGGGAGAATGACGGGGACATTAAATTTTCAAATATGAGCCCGAAGATCTACAACATTTTTGACTTACTGGGTTTTCCGCTGTTGTACGAGTTCTACAGAGATGAAAAAGAGGCCGTTCAAAAGTTCAACGAGAAGAGTTAATATTGAAAACTGCAAATAAATTATTCGAAAAAGAGCTGGTTGTCAAAAGTACTACCGATAACCTGGCGCTGATAAGAGACTTCACGAAGTCCGCGGCGCAGAAGTGCGGTTTTACAGAGGAGACTATAGACAAGATAGCGCTGGCAGTAGACGAGGCCTGCACAAATGTGATAAAGCATGCCTACAAGTATTCCCCCGAAGGCGATATCATTGTCAATATTAACATCAACCACAATAAAATGACCGTCTCCATTACCGATCATGGCACTAACTTCGATCCGTCGCTGGTTCCCGAGCCTGACGTAAAGAAGTACTACCGCCAGCATAAGATCGGCGGCCTGGGAATCTATCTGATGCGGAAGCTGATGGATGAGGTGAATTTCAGTTCAGTTGCGGGCAGTAAAAATCAGGTCGTCCTAGTTAAATACTTTTAAGAAAGTACACGAATGAACAGTTATGACATAGATGGAGCAAAAAGAAATCTTTCTGCTTTGGTAGATTTCAGTAATTTCATTAATTCAAGCCTGGATTTGAAATTTATCTTAAGCAATCTTCTTCTTACCTGCTTCGGTAAATTCCATACAACGAAGGGGCTTGTAGCCCTTGTAGATGAAGACAATAAGCTGAGGGTAAAGGCCTTCAAGGGTTTTACGCAGGCAATGGCCGATGAATTCCCCGATGCTCTTCTTTGCGGTGAATGCTTTACTTCCAAAGGCCTTGAGGCATTCTGTGAAAAATTCCACATTGCATATTCCCAGAATATAGTCTGCTCACAGGGAGTGAAAGGCGCCATCTTCTTAGGCGAGCGCCTGAATAAAAAAGAATACTCCCCGGATGACAAAGAGTTTGTAGGCACACTGGTTAATATTGCCGCTACGGCAATTGAGAACTCGACTTTTGTTGAAAAGCTGAAGGACTTAAACCGCAGCCTCGATTCCAAGGTAAGCATGCTTTCCTCGCTTTTTGAACTTAGCAAGGAGTTCTCGGGCATATTTGACCCTTCGAGGGTTGGAAAACTCCTGGTTTACTCTGTAATAGGGCAGCTTCTGGTATCAAACTACGCCGTTGTGCTCTGCAGTCCTGAAGGTCTGCAGGTTCTGGAGGCCAATTTCCCAAAGAAGCTTCTTGAAACGCTTAAAGTCTGCAATGCTAATGAAGTGACAAGCGCCTTAAGGAAATCTGAATTTACAGAAGAGCTTCTGCCGCTTGCCACGCTTGGCGTTGAGCTGATCATTCCGATGCAGATACAGGGGGAGACCAAGGGGCTCATACTTCTGGGCAAGCGCTTTAACAAGGAAGAGTTTAAGGAGTCTGACATAGAATTTATTTATGCCACGGGAAGCCTTGCCATAATATCCATTGAAAACGCGAAGCTTTTTAAGGAGGCTCTGGAAAAGCAGAGGATGGAAGAGGACCTGGAAATTGCGCGCGACATACAGAAAAACCTTTTCCCGCAGAAGATACCCAAACTTAAGAGCTTTGAAATCTCAGCCATAAACGTTTCCTCCAAACAGGTTGGCGGCGACTACTACGATGTAATTAAACTTGCGGAGAATGACTATCTTATTGCAATTGGCGACGTATCGGGTAAAGGCGTTCCGGCCGCGCTGCTAATGGCTAACCTGCAGGCTTTCTTAAAGTCCATCTGCCGCCAGGGGCTTGAGCTTAACAAGGCCACAGACATGATCAACGACCTCATCTCGGAAAACACGGCCATGGGCAACTTTATTACTTTTTTCTGGGGTGTGCTTAATGATGAAACAAAAAGCCTGACTTATGTTAATGCCGGGCATAACCCTCCTTTACTTGTGCGCAACGGAGAGATAAGGAAACTGACAAAGGGAGGAATGATACTTGGGGTCTT comes from Ignavibacteria bacterium and encodes:
- a CDS encoding STAS domain-containing protein; its protein translation is MKIKTNEQYGAVVVELKGNVMGGPEAAELSDILHKLVEEKKLHVIIDLSEVKFMNSSGLGMLISGYTTMKNAGGNMVLANATEKIYSLLMITKLVTIFENYDSVEEAVKSYSK
- a CDS encoding sigma-70 family RNA polymerase sigma factor, translated to MDLTKDEVGLSHGSASNTDDDFALIKRFIDGDESSFRVLVLRHKDKVRNLVFLTVGNREMVDDISQDVFITVFNKLKSFRFESQFTTWLYRITVNKCKDQLRKQRIRSIFVPMKDTEEELGGMRHEAEYVDTTEIVQQAIQKLPEKLRVPLLMREIDGQSYKEIADSLGCEVGTIKSRIFRARESLKYLLQPFERDLMI
- a CDS encoding SpoIIE family protein phosphatase, with the translated sequence MQNTLANNVIIKKLFHWSSQRKLQNAMTLAAVLFLFRLVFPDNLSYSPLFVCLSEILVILTFYFSTLYAGDFIQEKKLSPLSIILNAGILNALIFFVLSVISPVFNEIFGQNGGGSFIYSIAAIFLAFLFIVAMAYNFSVFRMLFFLKQKRNPSFYFNTMAGFLAATSFASTISFLHVEFADFKTALMIVSILLIALNSIRTSWIAFLTKKEKMYLLIISVVLSILFGVNIGLSNSGSLFVTQALTEFSPALHEFLVLMMTYGCIYFSVVFFTTLFHMPTAEAFDRKAQEVSSLMDLSRLMTQVFDFKELAETVTDITIKVCNSDSAWLVSGENGELNLNAVKNIGYVEADKITSTLSRKYGLKNIKNVKTISLDQLKHKDPSTEEFSTDFRLLAVSPLKVHDEVNGYLIAARKSEDPFDDDDQKSIGAFADYAAVAIENAKLLAESLEKERMEKELDVAREIQYKILPDKTPELENMKVSALFVPAFEVGGDYYDFFRLTGDRLGFVIADVSGKGIPAAFIMAEVKGIFESLARLIDSPKEVLVKANQVLRHSLDKKSFVTVEYGIIDTKTGTLFFSRAGHSPVLLVRNGTIEELKPCGMGLGLDFSPNFANSLEEVEIKLKENDILLLYTDGIPESKNAFLEDFGYERFNKVILENLDAPIDLISKRIMKEVAVFSQGKPQHDDITLVIFKWTK
- a CDS encoding STAS domain-containing protein; protein product: MVDFNVETRENSHVNVVNLHGYLDAHTAPELEDVFTKLIDNKRYKVVVNFEDLAYISSAGLGVFMAYVETMRENDGDIKFSNMSPKIYNIFDLLGFPLLYEFYRDEKEAVQKFNEKS
- a CDS encoding ATP-binding protein — protein: MKTANKLFEKELVVKSTTDNLALIRDFTKSAAQKCGFTEETIDKIALAVDEACTNVIKHAYKYSPEGDIIVNININHNKMTVSITDHGTNFDPSLVPEPDVKKYYRQHKIGGLGIYLMRKLMDEVNFSSVAGSKNQVVLVKYF
- a CDS encoding SpoIIE family protein phosphatase; this translates as MNSYDIDGAKRNLSALVDFSNFINSSLDLKFILSNLLLTCFGKFHTTKGLVALVDEDNKLRVKAFKGFTQAMADEFPDALLCGECFTSKGLEAFCEKFHIAYSQNIVCSQGVKGAIFLGERLNKKEYSPDDKEFVGTLVNIAATAIENSTFVEKLKDLNRSLDSKVSMLSSLFELSKEFSGIFDPSRVGKLLVYSVIGQLLVSNYAVVLCSPEGLQVLEANFPKKLLETLKVCNANEVTSALRKSEFTEELLPLATLGVELIIPMQIQGETKGLILLGKRFNKEEFKESDIEFIYATGSLAIISIENAKLFKEALEKQRMEEDLEIARDIQKNLFPQKIPKLKSFEISAINVSSKQVGGDYYDVIKLAENDYLIAIGDVSGKGVPAALLMANLQAFLKSICRQGLELNKATDMINDLISENTAMGNFITFFWGVLNDETKSLTYVNAGHNPPLLVRNGEIRKLTKGGMILGVLKTVVPYISETVSLEAGDTLILFTDGVTEAMNKNMEEFTDEKLEHLAAGLKNETAGEILQKIRAEVETFVNGANQSDDITLLTVKVKP